In Gemmata obscuriglobus, a single genomic region encodes these proteins:
- a CDS encoding HEAT repeat domain-containing protein: MIATAARLTVLFAGLLAVPGPTAHGATPREIDRAIQAGTAALKARYDKGGPAIGAQDTTLGAACLAGLALLEAGTPVNDPAVKSIANTVRTHAYTQNRTYYVALSLMFLDRFGDSNDVPLIQMLAVRLLVGQTAGGGWTYECCPSIPQTDVDWLKANLKANQLVAGAAGKPPKLHTDAERYGQALTAAKAQTNGAGMTDDNSNTQFAVIAMWMARKHGVPVDTALDLIEKRFIASQDGRTGNWAYSGGVAAAGMGVGSPSMYCAGLLGMATGVARREERRLKAEVPPPKKEPAKSDKLDDPFYNPPAPKEPAPKKAPARPADERDAVVQRAFAGLGLTIADQIRTGKGLLFASEGGGHGIGDLYFLWSLERVGVVYGQEKIGGFDWYDIGSTALVRSQNRDGTWTIGGSYGAEVNTPFAVLFLCRSNLARDLSSKVQKDPTSTEMRAGVQKPVDVVPTRTSTAVPAQTIDLPNPTGDEAITLASKILKASGSDWAKLLAETRDAKGTTQTRALVLAATHSAGDRKAAAREALTERLCRMNAATLRAMLKTDEPELRRSAALACAMKDDKDHIPDLIAAITDADDAVTRAAKAGLKSLTGKDFGPPAVPTAEQKTAAATAWREWYVKEKK, translated from the coding sequence GTGATCGCAACCGCCGCCCGTCTCACCGTTCTTTTCGCGGGGCTGCTCGCGGTGCCGGGGCCGACCGCGCACGGGGCCACGCCGCGCGAGATCGACCGCGCGATCCAGGCCGGCACCGCCGCCCTCAAAGCCCGATACGACAAGGGCGGGCCGGCGATCGGCGCCCAGGACACCACCCTCGGCGCGGCGTGCCTCGCGGGGCTGGCGCTGCTCGAAGCCGGCACCCCGGTCAACGATCCCGCCGTGAAATCCATCGCGAACACGGTCCGGACCCACGCGTACACGCAGAACCGCACCTACTACGTCGCGCTGTCCCTCATGTTCCTGGACCGGTTCGGGGACTCGAACGACGTGCCCCTCATTCAGATGCTCGCGGTCCGGCTGCTCGTCGGACAAACGGCCGGTGGCGGGTGGACCTACGAGTGCTGCCCCTCGATTCCGCAGACCGACGTGGACTGGCTGAAGGCCAATTTGAAGGCGAACCAACTGGTCGCCGGCGCCGCCGGGAAGCCGCCCAAGTTGCACACCGACGCGGAGCGGTACGGGCAAGCGTTAACGGCGGCCAAGGCCCAGACCAACGGCGCGGGGATGACGGACGACAACTCGAACACGCAGTTCGCGGTGATCGCGATGTGGATGGCGCGTAAGCACGGGGTGCCCGTGGACACCGCGCTCGATTTGATCGAAAAGCGGTTCATCGCCTCACAAGACGGGCGCACCGGCAACTGGGCGTACAGCGGCGGCGTCGCGGCGGCCGGGATGGGGGTGGGCAGCCCGTCGATGTACTGCGCCGGGCTGCTGGGGATGGCCACCGGGGTGGCCCGGCGCGAGGAGCGGCGGCTCAAGGCGGAGGTGCCACCGCCCAAAAAGGAGCCGGCCAAGTCCGACAAGCTCGACGACCCGTTCTACAACCCGCCGGCGCCGAAAGAACCGGCGCCGAAAAAGGCCCCCGCCCGACCGGCCGACGAGCGCGACGCGGTGGTGCAGCGCGCTTTCGCCGGGCTGGGGCTGACCATCGCCGACCAGATCCGCACCGGCAAGGGGTTGCTGTTCGCCAGCGAGGGCGGCGGGCACGGCATCGGTGACCTGTACTTCCTGTGGTCCCTCGAACGCGTGGGGGTCGTGTACGGCCAGGAGAAAATCGGCGGGTTCGACTGGTACGACATCGGGTCCACCGCGTTGGTGCGGTCGCAGAACCGCGACGGCACCTGGACCATCGGCGGTTCCTACGGTGCCGAAGTGAACACGCCGTTCGCGGTGCTGTTCCTGTGCCGGTCGAATTTGGCCCGTGACCTGTCGTCCAAGGTCCAAAAAGACCCGACCAGCACGGAAATGCGGGCCGGGGTGCAGAAGCCGGTCGATGTGGTGCCGACCCGAACGAGCACGGCCGTGCCCGCGCAGACGATCGACCTGCCGAACCCGACTGGCGACGAGGCGATCACGCTGGCGTCGAAAATACTCAAGGCGTCGGGGAGCGATTGGGCGAAGCTGCTCGCCGAAACGCGCGACGCAAAGGGGACCACCCAAACCCGGGCTCTGGTGCTCGCCGCGACACACTCCGCGGGCGACCGAAAGGCGGCGGCACGCGAGGCACTGACCGAACGGCTGTGCCGCATGAACGCCGCGACGCTCCGCGCGATGCTCAAAACCGACGAACCCGAGCTACGCCGGTCCGCCGCGCTCGCCTGCGCGATGAAGGATGACAAGGACCACATTCCGGACCTGATCGCGGCGATCACGGACGCCGACGACGCAGTAACGCGAGCCGCGAAGGCCGGGTTAAAGAGCTTGACCGGTAAAGATTTCGGCCCGCCCGCAGTGCCGACCGCCGAGCAGAAGACCGCCGCCGCGACCGCCTGGCGCGAGTGGTACGTCAAAGAGAAGAAGTGA
- a CDS encoding PQQ-binding-like beta-propeller repeat protein: MDLTSDGFEAERPQPIRSGWRRALLIFTALGAGGFAAGRIAYRLDSVTLPMSLVMLSTLAPFFALLGFGLWWLVFGDYGRVTRVLLALAAAAVVVAVPFLAHGFWVPQPGGMKMFGLIWGAPLATAVAGLVLAFVPALRGWPAILVAMVAVSPWLLTRTEGVTGAFDLDVSFRWSTPPTAAAEEQLAGRATVAPTAAVADVPVGPADWTGFRGADRAGVAPVAAFQGWDGTAPKERWRKNPIGPAWSSVCVAGDFLFTQEQRGESESVVSYRTADGTEVWAHGDAGKHTDWASGAGPRATPTLANGRLFAATASGAVVALQAGSGAPLWRVDLKEKYGATKPPFGWSSSPLAVGELVVLSPAAPEAPRLVALSAATGELKWQTEAKGTYGYSSPQLSTVANVPFVLMFNGEGLFAHDPATGAEVWRYDWKVQANEPATVQPLVLAGDRIVIGGGIKGTGTRCLAVAKSGEKWSVTEKWATTKFTPVFNDVVRFGDFLFGLDTGRLVCLDLASGSIRWREGNYGSGQLLLVGDKLLVASEQGRLACVAASGDEYEELWALPAVKGKTWNHPVVAGGRLYFRNPTEMATYDLPGYMGRK; this comes from the coding sequence ATGGACCTCACTTCCGACGGCTTCGAGGCCGAACGGCCGCAACCGATCCGGTCGGGCTGGCGGCGCGCGCTGCTGATTTTCACCGCCCTCGGGGCCGGCGGCTTCGCGGCCGGGCGGATCGCGTACCGGCTCGATTCGGTCACGTTGCCCATGTCGCTGGTCATGTTGAGCACACTGGCCCCGTTCTTCGCCCTGCTCGGGTTCGGGCTGTGGTGGCTGGTCTTCGGCGACTACGGCCGGGTGACGCGCGTCCTCTTGGCGCTCGCGGCGGCGGCGGTGGTGGTGGCGGTTCCGTTCCTCGCGCACGGCTTCTGGGTCCCGCAACCGGGCGGGATGAAGATGTTTGGGCTCATCTGGGGAGCGCCGCTCGCGACCGCAGTTGCCGGCCTGGTGCTGGCGTTCGTCCCCGCACTACGCGGGTGGCCCGCGATTCTCGTGGCAATGGTTGCGGTAAGCCCGTGGCTGTTGACGCGCACGGAGGGCGTGACCGGGGCGTTCGACCTCGACGTCTCGTTCCGCTGGAGCACCCCGCCGACAGCCGCGGCGGAAGAGCAGCTCGCGGGCCGCGCGACGGTGGCCCCGACGGCTGCCGTCGCGGACGTGCCGGTCGGCCCGGCCGACTGGACCGGGTTCCGTGGCGCGGACCGCGCGGGCGTCGCGCCGGTCGCCGCGTTCCAGGGGTGGGACGGGACCGCGCCGAAAGAGCGCTGGCGGAAGAACCCGATCGGCCCGGCGTGGTCGTCGGTGTGTGTCGCGGGCGACTTTCTGTTCACGCAGGAGCAGCGCGGCGAATCGGAGTCCGTGGTCTCTTACCGCACCGCCGACGGCACAGAAGTGTGGGCGCACGGCGACGCCGGCAAGCACACCGACTGGGCCAGCGGAGCGGGTCCCCGCGCGACCCCGACGCTCGCAAACGGGCGGCTGTTCGCCGCGACCGCGAGCGGCGCCGTTGTCGCGCTCCAGGCCGGCTCCGGCGCGCCGCTCTGGCGCGTCGATCTGAAGGAGAAGTACGGGGCCACCAAGCCGCCGTTCGGGTGGTCCTCGTCGCCCCTCGCGGTCGGTGAGCTGGTGGTTCTGAGCCCGGCGGCGCCCGAGGCCCCGCGGCTGGTGGCCCTCTCGGCCGCGACCGGTGAACTCAAGTGGCAGACCGAAGCGAAGGGCACCTACGGGTACTCCTCCCCGCAGCTCTCGACCGTTGCGAACGTGCCGTTCGTGTTGATGTTCAACGGCGAGGGGCTGTTCGCCCACGACCCCGCGACCGGGGCCGAGGTGTGGCGCTACGACTGGAAGGTGCAGGCCAACGAGCCCGCAACGGTTCAGCCGTTGGTGCTCGCGGGCGACCGCATCGTGATCGGGGGCGGCATCAAGGGCACCGGCACGCGGTGCCTGGCGGTCGCCAAAAGCGGTGAGAAATGGTCGGTGACCGAGAAGTGGGCCACGACGAAGTTCACCCCGGTGTTCAACGACGTGGTGCGGTTCGGCGATTTCCTGTTCGGCCTCGACACCGGGCGGCTCGTGTGCCTCGATCTCGCGAGCGGCTCGATCCGGTGGCGCGAGGGGAACTACGGCTCGGGCCAGTTGCTGCTGGTCGGGGACAAGTTGCTCGTTGCGTCGGAACAGGGCCGGCTGGCGTGTGTGGCCGCGAGCGGCGACGAGTACGAAGAGCTGTGGGCGCTCCCCGCGGTGAAAGGCAAGACCTGGAACCACCCGGTGGTCGCGGGCGGGCGGCTGTATTTTCGCAACCCTACGGAGATGGCGACTTACGATTTGCCCGGGTATATGGGTAGAAAATGA
- a CDS encoding MarR family winged helix-turn-helix transcriptional regulator has product MLARAFASFGPVYYKWLRACFAESGVSFPRMKLLGALHSSGPKIMSELGEELGVTARNVTALVDALEGEGLVRRVPHTTDRRATVIELTPAGAKYGLEMASGGHLDKVAELFRALSADEQEQLRRLVAKLESLLAGRGFGTGGLCGGDG; this is encoded by the coding sequence ATGCTCGCTCGCGCGTTCGCGTCGTTCGGGCCGGTGTATTACAAATGGCTGCGCGCGTGCTTCGCCGAGAGCGGGGTGAGCTTCCCGCGCATGAAGTTGCTCGGGGCGCTGCACTCGTCCGGCCCGAAGATCATGAGCGAGCTGGGCGAAGAGCTGGGCGTGACCGCGCGGAACGTGACCGCGCTGGTGGACGCGCTGGAGGGCGAGGGGCTGGTGCGCCGGGTGCCGCACACGACCGACCGCCGCGCGACGGTGATCGAGCTGACCCCGGCGGGAGCAAAATACGGTCTGGAAATGGCTTCGGGCGGGCACCTCGACAAGGTGGCGGAGCTGTTCCGCGCGCTGAGCGCCGACGAGCAAGAGCAACTGCGCCGGCTCGTGGCGAAGCTCGAAAGTTTGCTCGCGGGCCGCGGGTTCGGCACCGGCGGGCTCTGCGGCGGCGATGGGTGA
- a CDS encoding TlpA disulfide reductase family protein yields MRSLLALAVIAGLVAPAAAEEKLKVGDKAPALKATTWLQGAEVKEFATGKAYVVEFWATWCGPCIVMMPHMAELQAHYKDKVTFIGHTSKDDNNTQEKVAAFVKKRGPKLGYTFAYADERAVYDAWMTAAGQQGIPCCFVVDTAGKIAYIGHPMFLGAVLPKVVAGKWTPADVEGLKAVEKEVDAVFEATGKMDPEAFLKALADFEAKHPDLGHIPYFDAPKLVSLLKAKKTDEAKKMAEALLAKGIATEDPSVLRNVSGPLTSPFARDNKELVALGVKAAETAVKLAGDKDAVALYFLAEAYFASGDKAKAKETGAKAVEVADGGLKKQLESMTKKYSEEKKDEKKEEKK; encoded by the coding sequence ATGCGTTCGCTACTCGCGCTGGCCGTGATCGCCGGGCTCGTCGCCCCGGCCGCCGCCGAAGAGAAACTGAAGGTCGGCGACAAGGCCCCGGCGCTCAAGGCCACCACGTGGCTCCAGGGCGCCGAGGTCAAGGAGTTCGCCACCGGCAAGGCGTACGTGGTCGAGTTCTGGGCCACCTGGTGCGGGCCGTGCATCGTCATGATGCCGCACATGGCCGAACTGCAGGCCCACTACAAGGACAAGGTCACGTTCATCGGTCACACCTCCAAGGACGACAACAACACGCAGGAGAAGGTGGCCGCGTTCGTCAAGAAGCGCGGCCCGAAGCTCGGGTACACGTTCGCCTACGCGGACGAGCGCGCCGTCTACGACGCGTGGATGACGGCCGCCGGGCAGCAGGGCATCCCGTGCTGCTTCGTGGTCGACACCGCCGGCAAGATCGCGTACATCGGGCACCCGATGTTCCTCGGCGCGGTGCTGCCGAAGGTGGTCGCGGGCAAGTGGACCCCCGCCGACGTGGAGGGGCTCAAGGCGGTCGAGAAGGAAGTGGACGCGGTGTTCGAGGCGACCGGGAAGATGGACCCGGAGGCGTTCCTGAAGGCCCTGGCCGATTTCGAGGCGAAGCACCCGGACCTGGGGCACATCCCGTACTTCGACGCCCCGAAGCTGGTTTCGCTCCTCAAGGCCAAGAAGACCGACGAGGCCAAGAAGATGGCCGAGGCGCTGCTCGCCAAGGGCATCGCGACCGAGGACCCGAGCGTGCTGCGGAACGTGTCGGGGCCGCTCACCAGCCCGTTCGCGCGCGACAACAAGGAACTGGTGGCCCTCGGCGTGAAGGCGGCCGAGACGGCCGTGAAGCTCGCCGGCGATAAGGACGCGGTCGCCCTGTACTTCCTGGCCGAGGCGTACTTCGCCAGCGGCGACAAGGCGAAGGCGAAGGAGACCGGCGCGAAGGCCGTCGAGGTGGCGGACGGCGGCCTCAAGAAGCAACTCGAGAGCATGACCAAGAAGTACAGCGAAGAGAAGAAGGACGAGAAGAAAGAAGAGAAGAAGTGA
- a CDS encoding DUF2314 domain-containing protein, protein MSESSPVFMFDNSDPAMQRAYESARAAFRYFWREVARDRRRIVPALDLACVKAPFSDVGGSDTEHMWLSDIDFDGRTVSGTLVNSPNRLRTVAAGDAVSVPLEQISDWMYAISGAAFGGYTINLMRSRMDARERREHDAAWGLDFGDPLQIRTATESEHATFNENLAASLRDHLAQEPAALSETDGNGWTLLHQEAAAGGAATVAVLLEAGADAGAVTDLGLTPLQLARALGWDEVAALLERA, encoded by the coding sequence GTGAGCGAGTCGTCCCCGGTGTTCATGTTCGACAACAGCGACCCCGCGATGCAGCGGGCTTACGAGTCCGCACGCGCCGCGTTCCGCTACTTCTGGCGCGAGGTGGCCCGCGACCGGCGGCGGATCGTTCCCGCCCTCGACCTCGCGTGCGTCAAAGCGCCCTTTTCCGACGTGGGCGGTTCGGACACCGAACACATGTGGCTGTCGGACATCGATTTCGACGGCCGGACCGTGAGCGGCACGCTCGTGAACAGCCCGAACCGGCTGCGGACGGTTGCGGCCGGCGACGCGGTGAGCGTCCCGCTGGAACAGATCAGCGACTGGATGTACGCCATTAGCGGCGCCGCATTCGGCGGCTACACGATCAACCTCATGCGGTCGCGGATGGACGCGCGCGAGCGCCGCGAGCACGACGCGGCCTGGGGCCTCGACTTCGGCGACCCGCTCCAGATTCGAACCGCGACCGAGAGCGAACACGCGACCTTCAACGAGAACCTCGCCGCGTCACTCCGGGACCACCTGGCGCAGGAGCCGGCCGCGCTCTCCGAAACCGACGGCAACGGGTGGACCTTGTTGCACCAGGAGGCCGCGGCGGGCGGGGCGGCGACGGTCGCGGTGCTGTTGGAGGCCGGCGCCGACGCGGGCGCGGTCACCGACCTCGGGCTGACGCCGCTCCAACTCGCCCGGGCGCTCGGGTGGGACGAGGTGGCCGCGCTCCTCGAACGAGCGTGA
- a CDS encoding Gfo/Idh/MocA family protein: MASQCRWGILGAANIARKNWKAIRLAENATLTAVASREPARAKEWIDANQAECPFPTAPAAVTYDELLKSPDVDAVYIPLPTGVRREWVVKAARAGKHVLCEKPCGPDAGELRAMLNACQANNVQFMDGVMFMHGKRLPLLRRTIDDGETVGQLRRIATQFTFAAGDDFLKNNIRVSTALEPLGALGDLGWYNLRFSLFVMKYQMPAKVSGRLLTEHQGVPLEFSGELFWDGGVSAAFYCSFNTELQQWAHVSGTKGSIAVQDFVLPYYGCEAAFVADRPVFNVQGTRYHWESHPKRFAVTEYSDGAPDAQETNMVRTFSGLVLGGTPDPTWGEIALKTQVVMDTCLASARQGGATLACPSV, encoded by the coding sequence ATGGCTTCTCAGTGCCGGTGGGGGATTCTGGGCGCCGCCAACATTGCGCGCAAGAACTGGAAGGCGATTCGGCTCGCGGAGAACGCGACCCTGACCGCCGTCGCCAGCCGTGAGCCGGCCCGCGCGAAAGAGTGGATCGACGCCAACCAGGCGGAGTGCCCGTTCCCGACCGCCCCGGCCGCGGTCACCTACGACGAGCTGCTGAAGAGTCCCGATGTGGACGCGGTGTACATCCCGCTGCCCACCGGCGTGCGCCGCGAGTGGGTGGTGAAGGCGGCCCGCGCGGGGAAGCACGTGCTGTGCGAGAAACCCTGCGGCCCCGACGCCGGCGAGCTGCGCGCGATGCTCAACGCCTGCCAGGCGAACAACGTGCAGTTCATGGACGGCGTGATGTTCATGCACGGGAAGCGGCTCCCGCTGCTCCGCCGCACGATCGACGACGGCGAGACGGTGGGCCAGTTGCGGCGCATCGCGACGCAGTTCACCTTCGCGGCCGGCGACGACTTCCTGAAGAACAACATCCGCGTCAGCACGGCGCTGGAGCCGCTCGGGGCGCTGGGCGACCTGGGCTGGTACAACCTCCGCTTCTCGCTGTTCGTGATGAAGTACCAGATGCCCGCGAAGGTGAGCGGGCGGTTGCTCACGGAGCACCAGGGGGTGCCGCTGGAGTTCTCGGGCGAGCTGTTCTGGGACGGCGGCGTGTCGGCGGCGTTCTACTGCTCGTTCAACACCGAGCTGCAGCAGTGGGCGCACGTGAGCGGCACGAAGGGCAGCATCGCGGTGCAGGACTTCGTGCTCCCGTACTACGGGTGCGAGGCGGCGTTCGTCGCGGACCGCCCGGTGTTCAACGTGCAGGGCACCCGGTACCACTGGGAGAGCCACCCGAAGCGGTTCGCGGTGACCGAGTACAGCGACGGCGCGCCGGACGCGCAAGAGACCAACATGGTCCGCACGTTCAGCGGGCTGGTCCTGGGCGGCACGCCCGACCCGACGTGGGGCGAGATCGCGCTGAAGACGCAGGTGGTGATGGACACGTGTCTGGCGTCGGCGCGGCAGGGCGGCGCGACGCTCGCGTGCCCGTCGGTGTAA
- a CDS encoding HEPN domain-containing protein — MSTPIQTRADFQQLAEVRLVEAKALLDLGHWDGAYYLTGYAVELALKACIIKVLMATDAFPKKDFSHNCYTHAIEPLVDLAQLSAARTAFAAANVNFDVNWKTVKDWSEHKRYHRVTEPEARRLYAAVVDPSDGVFAWIKTHW; from the coding sequence GTGAGTACGCCCATCCAGACCCGAGCGGACTTCCAGCAACTGGCCGAGGTGCGCCTCGTCGAGGCGAAAGCGCTCCTCGATCTCGGGCACTGGGACGGGGCGTACTACCTAACCGGGTACGCGGTGGAGCTGGCGCTCAAGGCGTGTATCATCAAAGTGCTGATGGCGACCGACGCGTTCCCCAAAAAGGATTTCTCGCACAACTGCTACACTCACGCCATTGAGCCGTTAGTCGACCTCGCTCAACTAAGTGCGGCGCGTACCGCTTTCGCCGCGGCGAACGTCAACTTCGATGTCAACTGGAAGACGGTCAAGGACTGGTCCGAGCACAAACGGTATCACCGGGTCACGGAACCTGAGGCGCGGCGACTCTACGCGGCGGTTGTTGACCCTTCTGATGGAGTCTTCGCGTGGATCAAGACGCACTGGTGA
- a CDS encoding B12-binding domain-containing radical SAM protein: MSTRRVLLVQLPIPPLGPAPIRGNVPLAGAYLKLYAETRGLGADYDIEVFPAPLANTLGDRALAEALAARGPWLVGFTCYLWNVERTLWVARELKRLRPGVKVLVGGPEITTDNAWVLGSADYDFAAVGEGEQTFAALLLGLLGGEDVPPVRIDGLYVPPGAGERFRPELAPKFRTPLPDLDRLGSPYLAGVLDAADERMLLLETTRGCVFNCKFCYYPKSYDKQYYLSTDLVSASLAHARTRGAEEVFLLDPTLNQRKDFAEFVRLLARGNPGRKFKYFGELRAEGITPEIASLLAEAGFTEVEVGLQSVERDAMDLMARRNNLKAFEKGVRALIDAGISVTVDLIVGLPGDTEESVRRGFRYLRDGGLYSRAQVFNLAVLPGTAFRHEAGELGLHFQPRPPYYVLRTPTLDRAALLGLMHEAQDVFDVEFDAAPPPVLDFGPHDRTRVWRVDLDGPRDTAPAPAERAQALTLWFRAADLPRHSAEIARLIRQSLDVNPYTTLQVVLEPSAPDAESVQRVLGPALLNALLAACLENPTYLDKFYALLPGRPNGAKRLVVLLPLEAREATDPDAVAEAGAFASVVWRGAAGAAEPDDLEPHEYVWAATPIAQPVGG, translated from the coding sequence ATGAGCACGCGCCGCGTCCTTCTGGTCCAACTGCCGATCCCGCCCCTCGGCCCGGCCCCCATCCGGGGAAACGTGCCGCTCGCCGGGGCGTACCTCAAGCTGTACGCCGAAACCCGCGGGCTCGGCGCCGATTACGACATCGAGGTGTTCCCGGCGCCGCTCGCCAACACGCTCGGCGACCGCGCGCTGGCCGAGGCGCTCGCCGCCCGCGGGCCGTGGCTCGTCGGTTTCACCTGCTACCTCTGGAACGTCGAACGCACCCTCTGGGTCGCGCGCGAGCTGAAGCGGCTCCGGCCCGGCGTGAAGGTGCTGGTCGGCGGGCCGGAGATCACCACCGACAACGCCTGGGTGCTCGGCTCGGCCGACTACGACTTCGCGGCGGTGGGCGAGGGCGAGCAGACGTTCGCCGCGCTGCTCCTCGGGCTGCTCGGCGGGGAGGACGTGCCCCCGGTCCGCATCGACGGGCTGTACGTTCCGCCCGGCGCGGGCGAGCGGTTCCGCCCCGAACTGGCGCCGAAGTTCCGCACCCCGCTCCCCGACCTCGACCGGCTCGGGTCGCCGTACCTCGCGGGCGTCCTCGACGCCGCCGACGAGCGCATGCTGCTGCTCGAAACGACCCGCGGGTGCGTGTTCAACTGCAAGTTCTGCTACTACCCCAAGAGCTACGACAAGCAGTACTACCTCTCCACCGACCTCGTGAGCGCCAGCCTCGCGCACGCCCGCACCCGCGGCGCCGAGGAGGTGTTCCTGCTCGACCCCACCCTGAACCAGCGGAAGGACTTCGCCGAGTTCGTCCGGCTGCTCGCGCGGGGCAACCCCGGGCGCAAGTTCAAGTACTTCGGCGAGTTGCGGGCCGAGGGGATCACCCCCGAAATCGCGTCCCTGTTGGCCGAAGCCGGGTTCACGGAGGTGGAGGTCGGGCTCCAGTCGGTCGAGCGTGACGCGATGGACCTGATGGCCCGCCGGAACAACCTGAAGGCGTTCGAGAAGGGCGTCCGCGCGCTGATCGACGCGGGAATCAGCGTCACGGTGGACCTGATCGTCGGGCTGCCCGGCGACACGGAGGAGTCGGTGCGCCGCGGGTTCCGCTACCTGCGCGACGGCGGGCTGTACTCGCGCGCGCAGGTGTTCAACCTCGCGGTGCTGCCCGGCACGGCGTTCCGCCACGAGGCCGGCGAACTCGGGCTGCACTTCCAGCCGCGCCCGCCGTACTACGTGCTCCGCACGCCCACGCTCGACCGCGCCGCGCTGCTCGGGCTCATGCACGAGGCGCAGGACGTGTTCGACGTGGAGTTCGACGCCGCCCCGCCGCCGGTGCTCGACTTCGGCCCGCACGACCGGACCCGCGTGTGGCGGGTCGACCTCGACGGCCCCCGCGACACCGCCCCGGCCCCGGCCGAGCGGGCGCAGGCGCTCACGCTCTGGTTCCGCGCCGCCGACCTGCCCCGGCACAGCGCCGAAATCGCGCGCCTGATCCGCCAGTCGCTCGACGTGAACCCGTATACGACGCTACAGGTGGTGCTCGAGCCGTCCGCGCCCGATGCCGAATCGGTGCAGCGCGTGCTCGGCCCCGCGCTCCTGAACGCGCTCCTGGCGGCGTGCCTGGAGAACCCGACGTACCTCGACAAGTTCTACGCACTGCTCCCCGGGCGCCCCAACGGCGCGAAGCGGCTCGTGGTGCTGCTCCCGCTTGAGGCGCGCGAAGCGACAGACCCGGACGCGGTGGCCGAAGCGGGGGCGTTTGCGTCGGTGGTGTGGCGCGGGGCGGCGGGTGCGGCCGAACCCGACGACCTCGAACCGCACGAGTACGTGTGGGCCGCCACTCCGATCGCCCAGCCCGTGGGCGGGTAG